In Luteibaculum oceani, the DNA window ACGGTAGATAACCCCATTAATGGTTGCGCTGTAATTATCGTATAAGTAGTTAAAAAAGGTAACATCCTTTTTCAACAAACCTTCTACCAGCTGTTCTTCAGAATATTTGAGTTTAGTGCTCAAGAGGTGGTTAAAATATTTCGTTGGTCATTAATGCTGCTTCGTGCAAAGCATCTTTGTTTAGCCCCAAATCTAAATTTAAATCATCAAAATACGAAAGCATCTTTTCAGTATCCATGTTTCCTGTTAAATCATCCTTGGCCATAGGGCAACCTCCATACCCTTTTAAAGCGCCATCAAATTTTCTACAACCCGCTTCGTATGCCCAAGCAACCTTTTTAACTACATCGTCTGGGGTGGCGTGTAAATGTGCTCCAATTTCAACGGTCGGAAGTTCTGTGATCATAGTTGTAAATAGCCCTTTAATGGAAGCTTCATCAGCAGAACCGATGGTATCTGAAGGCGCTAGGTAAGCAATTTCCATTTTATCCTTCAGTTTAAAGGCCCAATCCGTTACAATGTCTGGATGCCATTTATCACCATAGGGATTGCCAAAAGCCATGCTTAAATAAACCACCAACTTCTTTTGATGCTTATCACAAATTGTCTTTATAGCTTCTAGTCTAATTAAGCTCTCTTCAATGCCTGCATTTGTATTCCTCTTTTGGAACGTTTCAGAAACCGAGAAAGGATACCCAATAAAGCTTATTTCTTCGTGCTGAACGGCGTCGTTACAGCCTCTTTCGTTGGCAACTATGGCTAGAAGTTTGGTTTTATCGTTTAGTTTTAATCCCTCTAAAACCTTAGCAGTATCAGCTAACTGAGGGATAGCTTTGGGAGAGACAAAACTCCCGAAATCTAAAACGGGAAAACCCACGTCAAGCAGTTTGTTTAAGTAAGCAATCTTCTTTTCGGTTGGAATAAACTCTGAGATTCCTTGCATGGCATCTCTCGGGCATTCAGTAACGATAATATCCATTATAATGTGCTTGTTTCTTTCAATAAATTGGGTCCAGCATATATAAATCCAGAATATACCTGAATCATATCTGCACCCGCTTCGAATTTCGATTGTGCTGAAGTTTTGTCGCATATCCCACCAACACCAACTATGGGTGTATGGGGTAACTTATTTCTAAACTGCTTAAGAACTCGATTGGATTTTTCTAAAACCGGTGCTCCACTCAATCCTCCTGCTCCTATATTTTCTACATCTGTAGGGGGAGTTTTTAAACCGCTACGGTCTATTGTTGTGTTACTCACTATTAAGCCGTCTACACAGCCCTCAGCAACTATCTCAGCGATATCATCTATCTGTCCATCAGTAATGTCCGGCGCAATCTTCAACAAATGCGGCTTGTGTTCGTTGTACTGTTCTCTCTGAGTTTTGAGCGCATTTAAAATATTCTTAAGAGGCTCTTTATCCTGAAGCTCCCGAAGGCCAGGTGTATTGGGTGAACTCACGTTGATAGTGAAATAATCTACATATGGATACAGTTC includes these proteins:
- a CDS encoding hydroxymethylglutaryl-CoA lyase, with translation MDIIVTECPRDAMQGISEFIPTEKKIAYLNKLLDVGFPVLDFGSFVSPKAIPQLADTAKVLEGLKLNDKTKLLAIVANERGCNDAVQHEEISFIGYPFSVSETFQKRNTNAGIEESLIRLEAIKTICDKHQKKLVVYLSMAFGNPYGDKWHPDIVTDWAFKLKDKMEIAYLAPSDTIGSADEASIKGLFTTMITELPTVEIGAHLHATPDDVVKKVAWAYEAGCRKFDGALKGYGGCPMAKDDLTGNMDTEKMLSYFDDLNLDLGLNKDALHEAALMTNEIF
- a CDS encoding quinone-dependent dihydroorotate dehydrogenase; translation: MYPLFKSFIFRFQPEKAHYITFDLLRIVRKLGLGFLLKVGKENRTEFIGLKFRNRVGIAAGLDKNADFIHELALLGFGHVEIGTVTPKPQDGNPKPRLFRLPEDKALINRMGFNNKGVKHAVENLKNRPKNLIIGGNIGKNKVTPNENAVDDYLICHKELYPYVDYFTINVSSPNTPGLRELQDKEPLKNILNALKTQREQYNEHKPHLLKIAPDITDGQIDDIAEIVAEGCVDGLIVSNTTIDRSGLKTPPTDVENIGAGGLSGAPVLEKSNRVLKQFRNKLPHTPIVGVGGICDKTSAQSKFEAGADMIQVYSGFIYAGPNLLKETSTL